The genomic interval GGGTCGAAGCCACGATCGTCACCGGCTACTACGCGCCCGGCGAGCTGGCCCATTCCGCACCGGACAAAGAATTCGGCGTCGGCTGGGCGCCGCGGCCGGAGGAGCGGCGCAACGTTAAGTTCCAATCCGTAGGCGGCCATCCGGCTTACATCCCCAACGGTGCCAAACATCCGAAGGAAGCCTTCATGTTCATTGAGTTCCTGACCACTGACAAGGTCGCGGAGATCATGTTCGAGACGACGGGCTGGCTCCCGGGCCGCAAGGCGTTCTACGATCCGAAACGCCCCGAGGCGCAGAAGTACGCCGGGTTATCCTGGTACCTTCAGTCAGTATCGGAGGCGGATGAGCTCTGGGCTGGTCCAGTGATCCCCATCGACGCCTTTGTGAATCAGGAGCGTGGCCGGGCGTTCGACGCGGTCATTTACGGCGACAAGACCCCGGAGCAGGCCGCCTTGGATCTGCAGCAGGCGTGCACCGAGGAGCTGAGGAAGCAGTTCCCGGATCTCGTCGGATAAAAGCGTCTCCAGGACAAGGGGCGTCCGCGGAGGACGCCCCTCATTTTCTTTGTCACGAGGGACAGACTATGCTCGCGACACGATGGCGTACGAATCGGTTACGAATCAAGGCTATTCTGACCGGACTCGGCTTCATCTCTCCCTGGCTGGTGGGATATATGACTTTCACGATCTATCCCATCATCGCCTCCCTGTACTACAGCTTGATGCGTTACGACGTCCTGCGCCCACCTCGTTTCATCGGGCTGGAGAACTATCTCGAACTGCTCACCAAGGACACGATCTTCCGCACCGTTGTGTGGAACACCCTGTTCCTGGTCTTCATCGGGGTGCCAGCGGGGCTGGCCACGGCCTTCCTCCTGGCCTCCCTGCTCAATAAGGACATCAAGATCCGTCCCGTATTCCGGACGATCTTCTTCCTTCCCTCTCTTGTGCCCGCGGTGGCCTCAGCCGAGGTGTGGCGCTGGGTCTACAATACGAACTACGGGCTCATCAACTCCTTACTGAAAGGAATGGGGCTCAGTGTGATCCCCTTCCTATCATCCGTGCACCTGGCCAAGCCATCGCTGATCCTCATCCACATGTGGTCCCAGGGCACGGCCATCGTGATCTTCCTGGCCGCCCTGCAGGACGTGCCTCGATCGCTCTATGACGCGGCCTTGGTCGACGGCGCCAATGCCTTCCAACGGTTCTGGCATGTGACGATCCCCATGTGCACGCCGGCCATCCTCTTCGTCATGCTTACGGGCATGATCGGCATGTTCCAATATTTCACCCTAGGCTGGCTGCTCACCGAAGGCGGGCCTCACGAGGCAACGGAATTCTATAGCATCTACCTGTACCGGAACGCCTTCCAATATTTCAAGATGGGGTATGCGTCCGCGCTGGCATGGATCTTGTTTATCATCATTGTCACGTTCACCGTCCTCATCTTTCGTTCATCCGCGCGCTGGGTCTACTACGCCGGGGAAGAGCTTTGATGGTCATCGCTAGAGTTTCACTTTAGGAGGCTGATACGATGCAGCGAAGTGAGACCATGCGGGAAGATTCCATTCTTAAACAATGGCGGTTCAGCATCCCGCTCCTCAAGATCATTCAGCGGACGTTGCTATATGTCTTATTGATCGCCCTAAGCCTGATCTTCGCAGGTCCGCTCCTGTGGATGATCTCCACCTCGCTCAAGACCGATCCACAGGTTTACCACGTACCCCCCATCTGGATACCGAATCCTATCCGCCTCGCGAACTATCCAGAGGCGTTATCCGCCCGCCCGTTCGGGCTATATACCATGAACACGCTGAAATACGCCTTGTCTAGCGTTCTCGGCGTAGTGCTTTCGAACTCTTTGGTGGCCTATGGGTTCG from Chloroflexota bacterium carries:
- a CDS encoding sugar ABC transporter permease, translating into MLATRWRTNRLRIKAILTGLGFISPWLVGYMTFTIYPIIASLYYSLMRYDVLRPPRFIGLENYLELLTKDTIFRTVVWNTLFLVFIGVPAGLATAFLLASLLNKDIKIRPVFRTIFFLPSLVPAVASAEVWRWVYNTNYGLINSLLKGMGLSVIPFLSSVHLAKPSLILIHMWSQGTAIVIFLAALQDVPRSLYDAALVDGANAFQRFWHVTIPMCTPAILFVMLTGMIGMFQYFTLGWLLTEGGPHEATEFYSIYLYRNAFQYFKMGYASALAWILFIIIVTFTVLIFRSSARWVYYAGEEL